A stretch of Geotrypetes seraphini chromosome 2, aGeoSer1.1, whole genome shotgun sequence DNA encodes these proteins:
- the DSEL gene encoding dermatan-sulfate epimerase-like protein — MALTFTEHSLLLTFLIFTFSTFKESTSNYPDWVSFTDDIDQFHNQKFHDPSVSFHRTKKILHPSLYFGAEDIQALRQKSHSSHLHLFKAIRSAVTIMVSNPSYYLPPPKHADFSAKWNEIYGNNLPPLAFYCLLCPEDKSAFAFALEYMDRMAGYKDWLVEIAPGDEVPLGHSLTGFSTAFDFLYGSLDNHRREKYLEKIETVSEEMYEYSKVRAWGKQLLHNHQATNMLALLTGALVTGLYNESNANIWKQVVVDVMEKTMFLLNHIVDGSLDEGVAYGSYTAKSITQYVFLAHRHFGINNLENNWLKMHFWFYYATLLPGFQRTVGIADSNYNWFYGPESQLVFLDKFVLHNGTGNWLAQQIRKHRPKDGPMIQSTAQRWSTLHTEYLWYDASLTPHPPSYYGTAKMHVFPNWGVVTYGAGLPSTQSNTFFSFKSGKLGGRAVYDIVHFKPYSWIDGWRNFNPGHEHPDQNSFTFAPNGQVFVSDALYGPKLSYLNNVLVFAPSPTSQCNMPWEGQLGECGQWLKWTAVEAGDSSGEIITATQHGEMMFVSGEAVSSYSSAMKLKHVYRASLLLNPQTLLVLDHIEKQEDSPLSLVSAFFHNLDIDFKYVPFKFMKKYNGALMDVWDAHYKMFWLDQHGNSPVAMIQEAEQAAEFKKRWTQFVNVTFPLGSSITRIAYLFYGPYINVSNLRFIDDSKYGVKLSLHVNNTETIISIITEYSDLRMRFSFLGFGGYAKVEDHMKVTRFGFGTEAVEKLKNSNVNIFQFGFKINLIAGLVLCVSLGLLAFQWRFYISFSKLMRWILILVVTLWLVELVDVWSSCTQPICSKWNHDVTGIEGGTSKRSKLVEGHPMELPNVVITSLPGSGADILKQLFFNSTDFVYIRVPTAFLDIPEIEFEIDSFVDACEWSYLDVQSGRFRIIQGWLQSLIQNTKLHLQNIHLHEATKNRLIQHSVISKDRKRRSRRKDSLSDQWNRVKGSFDKDAEYIKELRRQLAYYPNIRPVLGLSSGSWTLKLPFIQAIIGSSLKALYVVRDPRAWIHSMLHNSKPSLYTLKNVPQHIAMLFKMKDGKRRCSSDAGYASEYDSLKEQLAKSKSNPVSLLAHLWLANTEAALRINKNLLPTNYQLIRFEDIVNSPQKTSEAIFAFLGIPLSPASLNQILFASSTNLFYLPHEGEISPTKINIWKLNMPREEIRLIENICWTLMDHLGYTKFTD; from the coding sequence ATGGCTCTGACGTTTACAGAACATTCTTTGTTACTGAcctttcttatttttactttctcCACTTTCAAAGAATCTACAAGCAATTATCCTGACTGGGTATCCTTCACTGATGATATAGATCAATTTCACAATCAAAAATTTCATGATCCCAGTGTCAGCTTTCATCGGACTAAAAAGATACTTCATCCAAGTTTATATTTTGGTGCCGAAGATATACAGGCACTGAGGCAGAAGTCCCATAGTAGCCATTTACATTTATTTAAAGCTATTAGGAGTGCAGTAACAATTATGGTGTCCAACCCTTCTTATTACTTACCTCCACCCAAGCATGCTGACTTTTCTGCAAAATGGAATGAGATTTATGGTAATAATCTGCCTCCACTGGCATTTTATTGTCTGCTGTGCCCAGAAGATAAGTCCGCCTTTGCATTTGCACTTGAATATATGGACAGAATGGCTGGCTACAAAGACTGGCTAGTCGAGATTGCACCGGGCGATGAGGTGCCCCTTGGTCATTCTTTAACAGGTTTTTCCACTGCTTTTGACTTTCTGTATGGCTCCCTTGATAATCACAGGCGAGAAAAATACTTAGAAAAGATAGAGACTGTCAGTGAGGAAATGTACGAGTATTCAAAAGTTCGAGCATGGGGTAAACAACTTCTCCATAATCATCAAGCCACTAACATGTTAGCACTTCTCACGGGAGCTCTTGTTACTGGATTGTATAATGAATCTAATGCAAATATTTGGAAACAAGTTGTAGTTGATGtgatggaaaaaacaatgtttttgCTAAATCATATAGTAGATGGTTCTTTAGATGAGGGAGTTGCCTATGGAAGCTACACAGCTAAGTCAATAACTCAGTATGTGTTCCTGGCACATCGCCATTTTGGTATAAATAACCTTGAAAACAACTGGCTGAAAATGCACTTTTGGTTCTATTATGCTACATTGTTGCCCGGTTTTCAAAGGACTGTGGGCATTGCAGACTCCAATTATAATTGGTTTTATGGACCTGAAAGCCAATTAGTATTTTTGGACAAGTTTGTGTTACATAATGGAACTGGCAATTGGCTAGCTCAACAAATTAGAAAGCATAGACCAAAGGATGGCCCTATGATTCAGTCTACTGCACAGAGGTGGAGTACACTACATACTGAATATTTGTGGTACGATGCATCACTGACACCACATCCTCCCTCTTACTATGGTACTGCTAAGATGCATGTGTTCCCTAATTGGGGGGTTGTTACTTATGGAGCCGGACTGCCAAGTACACAGTCTAACACCTTCTTTTCATTTAAATCTGGAAAGCTTGGGGGCCGTGCTGTCTATGACATAGTTCACTTCAAGCCATATTCTTGGATTGATGGATGGAGGAATTTCAATCCAGGCCATGAACATCCCGATCAGAACTCATTCACCTTTGCCCCCAATGGGCAGGTGTTTGTATCTGATgctctctatgggccaaaattaaGTTACTTAAATAATGTATTGGTATTTGCTCCATCACCCACAAGCCAGTGTAATATGCCTTGGGAGGGACAACTTGGGGAGTGTGGGCAGTGGCTTAAATGGACAGCTGTTGAAGCTGGAGATTCATCAGGAGAAATTATCACTGCAACCCAGCATGGGGAAATGATGTTTGTGAGTGGTGAGGCAGTCTCTTCTTATTCATCTGCAATGAAACTGAAACATGTTTATCGTGCTTCGCTGCTTTTAAATCCTCAGACATTGCTAGTCTTAGATCATATTGAGAAACAAGAAGACTCACCGCTCAGTCTGGTCAGTGCCTTCTTTCATAATCTTGACATTGATTTTAAATATGTGCCCTTTAAATTTATGAAAAAATACAATGGAGCATTGATGGATGTGTGGGATGCTCATTATAAAATGTTTTGGTTGGACCAGCATGGGAATAGCCCTGTTGCTATGATACAGGAGGCAGAACAAGCTGCTGAGTTCAAGAAGCGTTGGACTCAGTTTGTAAATGTGACCTTTCCCTTGGGGAGTTCTATTACAAGAATTGCATATTTGTTCTATGGGCCTTACATCAATGTGTCCAACCTCCGATTTATTGACGATAGCAAATATGGAGTAAAACTGTCCCTACATGTCAATAATACAGAAACAATTATATCAATAATAACTGAATACAGTGACCTCAGGATGAGATTCAGTTTCCTAGGATTTGGTGGTTATGCAAAAGTGGAAGATCACATGAAAGTTACCAGATTTGGTTTTGGAACTGAAGCTGTGGAAAAACTGAAAAATAGTAATGTAAATATATTTCAGTTtggatttaaaataaatttaatagcAGGACTGGTTCTCTGTGTGAGTTTGGGCCTTCTAGCTTTTCAATGGAGATTCTACATCTCTTTCAGTAAACTGATGCGTTGGATCCTCATACTGGTAGTTACACTTTGGCTTGTTGAACTGGTAGATGTTTGGAGTTCTTGCACACAGCCCATCTGTTCAAAATGGAACCATGATGTGACTGGCATAGAAGGTGGGACAAGCAAAAGGTCTAAGCTAGTAGAAGGTCACCCTATGGAACTGCCAAATGTTGTGATTACTTCTCTTCCAGGTTCAGGAGCAGACATTTTGAAACAGCTCTTTTTCAACAGCACTGATTTTGTATATATCAGGGTTCCTACTGCATTCCTTGATATTCCAGAAATAGAATTTGAAATTGACTCATTTGTGGATGCTTGTGAGTGGAGCTATTTGGATGTACAGAGTGGACGTTTTCGTATAATCCAGGGATGGCTTCAGTCATTAATCCAAAACACAAAACTTCATTTACAAAATATTCATTTACATGAGGCCACCAAAAACAGGCTAATTCAACATTCAGTTATAAGCAAAGACAGGAAAAGGAGATCCAGGAGGAAAGACTCTCTCTCAGACCAGTGGAATAGAGTAAAAGGTAGCTTTGATAAGGATGCTGAATATAttaaagaactgaggagacagcTTGCGTATTACCCAAATATACGGCCTGTACTTGGTTTAAGCAGTGGGAGCTGGACACTGAAACTACCTTTCATTCAAGCAATTATAGGGTCCTCATTAAAAGCTTTGTACGTAGTGAGAGACCCTCGTGCATGGATCCACTCAATGTTGCACAACAGCAAGCCCAGTCTCTACACCCTGAAGAATGTTCCCCAGCACATAGCTATGCTGTTTAAAATGAAAGATGGCAAAAGGAGGTGTAGTTCAGATGCTGGCTATGCCTCTGAATATGACTCGCTGAAGGAGCAACTTGCAAAATCTAAATCAAACCCGGTGTCCTTGCTAGCTCATTTGTGGCTAGCAAACACAGAAGCAGCTCTGAGGATTAACAAGAACCTCCTGCCAACAAACTATCAGCTGATCAGATTTGAAGATATTGTCAACTCTCCCCAGAAGACCTCGGAAGCGATCTTTGCTTTCCTAGGTATTCCTTTATCTCCTGCTAGcttaaaccaaatattgtttgcCAGCTCCACAAACTTATTCTATCTTCCACATGAAGGAGAGATATCACCAACTAAAATTAACATCTGGAAACTGAATATGCCTAGGGAGGAGATTAGATTAATCGAGAACATCTGCTGGACTTTAATGGATCACCTAGGATATACAAAGTTTACAGACTAA